A part of Miscanthus floridulus cultivar M001 chromosome 6, ASM1932011v1, whole genome shotgun sequence genomic DNA contains:
- the LOC136459207 gene encoding ethylene-responsive transcription factor 8-like has translation MAPRVADKSPLPPATGLGLGVGGGVGGVGLRPHYRGVRKRPWGRYAAEIRDPAKKSRVWLGTYDTAEEAAKAYDAAAREFRGPKAKTNFPFASQCPAAAAGAGSPCSNCPVDSSGGGCGVQAPMQSMPLPPALDLDLFHRAAAVNAVSAGGMRFPFKGYPVARPTPHQYFFYEQAAAAAAGYRMLKVAPPPVTVAAVAQSDSDSSSVVDHTPSPPALTAKKEVGFELDLNWPPPAEN, from the coding sequence ATGGCGCCCCGGGTGGCGGACAAGTCGCCGTTGCCGCCGGCCACCGGCCTCGGACTGGGCGTTGGCGGAGGAGTCGGAGGCGTGGGCTTGCGCCCACACTACAGAGGCGTGAGGAAGCGCCCCTGGGGACGTTACGCCGCGGAGATCCGCGACCCTGCCAAGAAAAGCCGCGTGTGGCTGGGCACGTACGACACGGCCGAGGAGGCCGCCAAGGCCTACGACGCCGCCGCCCGCGAGTTCCGAGGCCCCAAGGCCAAGACGAACTTCCCGTTCGCGTCCCagtgccccgccgccgccgccggtgctggTAGCCCCTGCAGCAACTGCCCTGTGGACtcgagcggcggcggctgtggcgtCCAGGCGCCTATGCAGTCCATGCCGCTGCCTCCGGCCCTCGATCTCGATCTCTTCCATCGGGCGGCCGCCGTCAACGCGGTCTCCGCCGGCGGCATGCGGTTCCCTTTCAAGGGCTACCCCGTCGCGCGCCCGACCCCGCACCAGTACTTCTTCTACGAGCAGGCAGCGGCAGCCGCGGCCGGCTACCGGATGCTCAAGGTCGCCCCACCGCCGGTTACCGTGGCCGCCGTCGCGCAGAGTGACTCCGACTCCTCGTCTGTGGTTGATCACACTCCTTCGCCTCCCGCTTTGACGGCAAAGAAGGAGGTGGGCTTCGAACTGGATCTGAACTGGCCGCCGCCGGCAGAGAACTAG
- the LOC136461076 gene encoding uncharacterized protein, with translation MFVSGVSAVGFEELLPCGAAQPAGPAVDEDDDDDDDAQWEEDFFSLFFDDIEEETAIVYGTSQYAIHMQKYYNRAYYRVPKMTGLDWVEHKLANETACYNMFRITPDMFYRLHKVLTDEYDLKDTKKSTSTEALGMFLWMVGAPQSYRQADDRFERSLGTVHNMFYRVLPCVVALGNDIIKPVDPKFSTMHPRVRNRRFYPEFKRCIGAIDGSHFPVLVPQDKFVQHLCRKGITTQNVLGGVGMFYLVDAGYPNRPGYLAPYKGTKYHIQDFQNAGEPRGKQEIFNYAHSSLRNVIERAFGVLKMKWRILLSIPAYPPQTQTQIIVACVALHNFIRLSRQFDVDFQHLDHHLNFVPAEAYLHQPETEPAPDSADREQMNAFRDSIANRLFNRY, from the exons ATGTTTGTTTCTGGAGTCAGTGCTGTTGGATTTGAGGAACTGCTGCCCTGT GGGGCTGCTCAACCTGCTGGTCCGGCCGTtgatgaggatgacgatgacgatgatgatgcacAGTGGGAGGAGGACTTCTTCAGCTTATTCTTTGATGACATCGAAGAAGAAACTGCAATCGTATATGGTACGTCCCAGTATGCCATTCACATGCAAAAGTACTACAATAGGGCATACTATAGGGTGCCAAAGATGACTGGGCTGGACTGGGTAGAACATAAACTAGCAAATGAAACTGCCTGTTACAACATGTTTAGAATCACCCCAGATATGTTCTATAGACTGCACAAGGTATTGACTGATGAGTATGACCTCAAAGACACAAAAAAGTCCACCTCAACTGAGGCTTTAGGTATGTTCCTTTGGATGGTTGGTGCTCCACAATCATATAGGCAAGCTGATGATAGATTTGAGAGGTCACTAGGCACAGTCCACAACATGTTCTATAGAGTGCTGCCCTGTGTTGTTGCACTTGGTAATGATATCATTAAACCTGTGGACCCAAAATTTAGTACAATGCATCCTAGGGTGAGGAACCGACGCTTCTATCCTGAATTCAAGAGGTGCATAGGAGCTATAGATGGCAGCCACTTCCCTGTTTTGGTGCCACAAGATAAGTTTGTGCAGCACTTGTGTCGCAAGGGCATCACAACTCAGAAT GTACTTGGTGGTGTAGGGATGTTTTACTTGGTGGATGCCGGCTACCCAAACCGTCCCGGGTACCTTGCTCCTTACAAGGGAACGAAGTACCATATTCAAGACTTTCAAAACGCCGGAGAACCTCGAGGTAAACAGGAGATATTCAATTATGCACACTCATCTCTTAGGAATGTGATTGAAAGGGCCTTTGGCGTCTTGAAGATGAAGTGGCGCATATTGTTGAGTATCCCTGCCTATCCTCCTCAAACACAAACGCAGATTATAGTTGCTTGTGTTGCTTTGCATAACTTCATAAGGTTGAGTAGGCAATTTGATGTGGACTTCCAGCACCTAGATCATCATCTTAACTTTGTGCCGGCTGAAGCCTATCTTCATCAGCCAGAAACAGAGCCTGCCCCTGATAGCGCAGATCGTGAACAGATGAATGCCTTTCGTGACAGCATTGCCAACAGGCTGTTTAATAGATATTGA